The genomic stretch GGGGTTCACCGTGATCACCATCGACGTGTCGGCCGTGAACATCGCACTGCCGGCGATCCGGGTCTCCCTCAACAGCGGGATGACCGGGCTGCAGTGGGTGGTAGACGCGTACACATTGATGTTCGCGGCCTTGATGCTCTCCGCCGGCGCCATCGCCGACCGCGCAGGCGCCCGCCGCGCCTACGCCTGGGGCGTGGCTCTGTTCACCCTCGCCTCCCTCGGCTGTGCGCTCGCGCCCGGTATCGGCGTGCTGGTCGCCGCGCGCGTGGCGCAGGGCGGCGCCGCCGCGGTCGTGATGCCGGCCTCGCTGGCTCTGATCCGGCAGGCCTATGAGGAGGCCCGGGAGCGCGCCCGCGCCATTGCGCTGTGGACGGTCGGCGGATCGGTGGCGATGGCAGCGGGGCCGGTGCTGGGCGGGCTGCTCACGGAGTCCGCCGGCTGGCGGGCGGTCTTCCTGCTCAACCTCCCGGTGGGCTTGGTGATCCTCGGCCTGCTGGTCCGCGTGCCACACTCCCCGCGCCGGCCCGCCGCACTCGACGGCGGCGGCCAGCTCACCGCCGTACTGGCTCTGGCCGGGCTGACCTTCGCGGTGATCGAAGGCGGCCACCTGGGCTGGACCAGTCTCCCCGTGCTGATCGCCGCCGTGCTCGCCGTCGCCTGCGGGTTCGCCTTCCGCGCGGTGGAGTCCCGACACCGCCAACCCATGGTCACCCTGACCATGCTGACGAACCGTCAGATCACTGTCCCGCTTGCGGTCGGATTCGCCGTCAACGCCGCCTTCTACGGCGGGATTTTCCTCCTCGGGCTGTACTACCAGCAGCTGCGCGGGATGTCGGGGACAGCGGCGGGCCTGATGTTCGTCCCCATGTCGGTGGTGGTGACGGCGAGCAACCTTTTCTCGCCGCGCCTGGTTGAGCGGATCGGGCGACGGCCGGTGATCGTCGCCGGTCAGCTGGTCTTCACCGCGGCCATGCTGGCCATGCTGCCGCTGGCCGCACACACCCCGGTGTGGCTGGTGCTACTCCTGCTGCTGCCACTGAGCATCGGCGGGGCACTCGCGGTACCCGCGCTGACCGCGCTGCTGATCGACGCAGTCCCAGGGGAGCGCGCGGGGACGGCGTCAGGGCTGCTCAACTCCCTGCGCCAGACCGGCGGTGCGCTCGCCGTCGCGCTCTTCGGCAGCTTGCTCTCCGGCCCCGGCGGCGGCTTCTCCCTCCCGGGCATGCGCCTCGGACTCCTCGCCGTCGCCGCCCTCCTCCTCGCCACCGCCATCCTCTCCCGCCTTCTCCTGCCCCGCGACTGAGTCCCCATCAGCCCGCTCACCCGGCCTCGTACAGCCGCTCCAGGCCACGAGAACGACCTCGTCGCGCCGCCCCGCCTCGGCAGTTCAAAGGGGCGCCCCCCTTCCGCTGCAGCAGGCGGGTGACGGGTGGCGGGCGCCGCCTCAGCGACCTGGAACGCCTCACCGCCGACGAGGAAGCACCGACCAGCGAGGCCAGGGCCTCTACACTGCTCGCACCGCATTTCGTCAGTAGCCCCGAAGTAGGCTCGATCGGCGGGCTGCGGCAGCCGAGGGTTGCCTGCCCCGTGCCTCAGCAGCCCTGTGCGACACTCGCCCCGTGATCATCGAACGCGCGTACGTGCCCGTGGCTTCATTCCAGGACGAGTGGCCCTGGTCCGTTCCCTGTGTACGCGCGCTCCTGGCGGACGGACTGCGCTTCACCGCGCCGGTGACGTTTCTCGTCGGAGAGAACGGTTCGGGTAAGTCAACCCTGGTCGAGGCCCTGGCGGAGGGATTCGGTCTGGACTCCTGGGGAGGCTCGCACAACTGGCGCTATGCCCCTGACCGCCCGAAGTCGGTGTTGGGTGAGCGGATCCGCTTTGACGCGGCGCCGCACGGACGACGCATGCTGAGAAGCTGGTCGGCCCGCAAAGGATTCTTCCTGCGCGCCGAGACGGCCCTGAACGCGTTGAGCCGGGAAGGGTTCGAGCCGGATTCACTCAGCCATGGGGAGGGCTTTCTCGCGGCCTTCCGAGGCCAGTTCATCCAGCCGGGGCTATACGTGATGGACGAGCCGGAGGCGGCGCTCTCGTTCGCCTCGTGCCTGGAACTGCTGGGGCACCTCGACCAGTTGGCCAAGAAAGGGGGCCAGGTCATCTGTGCCACCCACTCTCCGCTCCTGACCGCGCTGCCCGGGGCGGACATCATCGAGATCGGCGAGCACGGTCTGCGCCGGGCGGCCTGGGACGAACTTGCCCTGGTCGATCACTGGCGCCGCTATCTCACCGACCCGCAGTCCTATCTGCGGCACGTCCTCGACTGAGCTCGCTTCGACGTCCTGGCCTCGCAGGCGGTTTTGGCTCACCGACGACATGCGCTTCGAGCGGTGGCGGAATGAGGCCCGGCACCAGTCTGCGGGGTGGCCTCCTCGCGTGCGGCGGCATGAGCGGCGCACGGGGGTCCCAGTGTGGGAGCGTGGGCGCTGCCGTGGGATCGCCGGCAGTGGGCGGTGTACGAAGTCGGGGTCCGCGGCGAGGGCTTGGCGGGCCTCGCCCGTCGTCGTTGCGGGCTGATTTCGCCCCGAGCCAGCTTGCGGATCTCTCGTACGAAGCTCTCCAGCAGATCCGACAGGTTGGCCTTCTCCAGGTCGGTGGTGCGGTTGTCGACCACGCGATCTTCCCTGTGCCCCAGGAGTCGGTGGCACAGCCCATGCGCGATCGGAAAGCGGGGCAGGCTCCTTGCGATCCTGCCCAGCCGCTCCACCTCCTCTGCAGCGCCCATCAGTTGGCAAGCGCGTGCTGTCGCGGGAGCCCGGTGCCCATCAGGCTGCCGTACCTGCTCGGCCTTCAGCCTGTGGGCTTTCTGCTGGGCGCCGTGCGCCCGGGATTCTTCCCATGACATCACGGGATCACCACCCAGGAAGCTTCGCAAAGCCGCGGGTCAAGCTATTTCGCCGGTAGGTCAGTCGGCTTACCGAACGGCAGCAGGGTGTCCACCGTGTCGTACGCCTCCGCCCCGGCAGGGGCTGGTTCGCCGACGGCTGGTAGCTTCGGGGCGCGTCGAACGGATGGGGTGTTCGGGATGGACACGCAGGGGGCCCACGGTCACCGGCACCGACAGCGGGGGCGCGCCGGCGGCGGCCCGAAGTTCAGGCGTCGCCGCGAGCACGGCAGCTGGCGGCTCACCGCTGACGGCCTGGAACACGAGGCGGCGTTGGTAGTGCTGCGCAAGCGGCGCCCGTCGGTCGGCGCCTGGCCGGCCTGCCGCGTCGGCTCGGGCGGCTCGATCGCGCTCAACGCGCCCGGCCGCAATCAGAGCGCCAAGTTCCGTGGCCGGCTTGACGTGGTGCCGGATCCGGACGGGGGCGGCGGCGCACTGGTGGTCTCCGGAGCGATGCTGGAGACCATGAACGGGATCATGCTTGCGCCGTTGTTCGGGTTCGTGACGCTGGTGACGCTCGGCATCTTCCTCCTCGGAGCTCTGACCGTCACCATCCCGCCGCTGGTCATCGGCCTGGTGGCGACCCCACTGATGGCTGCGCTGACGGTGTTCTTCGCGCGCGGCCGCGGCCGGGCGTACGACCTCGACGCCGACCGGCTCTACCGCGACCTGCACAAGCTCCTGGCGCCGATGCGCCCGGAGCCTCTTGGAGACTCCCGGCGATTGGACCGGTCCTGAAACGGGCGGCGCCGCCCCCCCGCTCTCCAGGCCGCGACGGGAGCACGCACGGGTTCCTGCGCGGACGCCACCCCCGTGATCGAGCGGATTCCAACAGGCCGAAGGCCCGCGTTCGAGGCGCCGCTTTGCACGCCAGCCGATACCCCCGGGCCACAGCAATGCGGCCCAACTCCCTGCACCCGGCGCGCCCTGGAGGCGACGACGACGTGCCCGTCACGGTGTACGGCCCGGCGGCGCTCACCGAGTTTTGGGACACGTTTTACGCAACGGACGCAACTACAGGCCATGCCTT from Streptomyces roseochromogenus subsp. oscitans DS 12.976 encodes the following:
- a CDS encoding AAA family ATPase, which gives rise to MIIERAYVPVASFQDEWPWSVPCVRALLADGLRFTAPVTFLVGENGSGKSTLVEALAEGFGLDSWGGSHNWRYAPDRPKSVLGERIRFDAAPHGRRMLRSWSARKGFFLRAETALNALSREGFEPDSLSHGEGFLAAFRGQFIQPGLYVMDEPEAALSFASCLELLGHLDQLAKKGGQVICATHSPLLTALPGADIIEIGEHGLRRAAWDELALVDHWRRYLTDPQSYLRHVLD
- a CDS encoding MFS transporter; protein product: MPRIPSPSSSTAPAHGHDPEVSAPGSRRRQPDRTRPAAPPNRTPVALVASLLGFTVITIDVSAVNIALPAIRVSLNSGMTGLQWVVDAYTLMFAALMLSAGAIADRAGARRAYAWGVALFTLASLGCALAPGIGVLVAARVAQGGAAAVVMPASLALIRQAYEEARERARAIALWTVGGSVAMAAGPVLGGLLTESAGWRAVFLLNLPVGLVILGLLVRVPHSPRRPAALDGGGQLTAVLALAGLTFAVIEGGHLGWTSLPVLIAAVLAVACGFAFRAVESRHRQPMVTLTMLTNRQITVPLAVGFAVNAAFYGGIFLLGLYYQQLRGMSGTAAGLMFVPMSVVVTASNLFSPRLVERIGRRPVIVAGQLVFTAAMLAMLPLAAHTPVWLVLLLLLPLSIGGALAVPALTALLIDAVPGERAGTASGLLNSLRQTGGALAVALFGSLLSGPGGGFSLPGMRLGLLAVAALLLATAILSRLLLPRD